A single window of Eucalyptus grandis isolate ANBG69807.140 chromosome 1, ASM1654582v1, whole genome shotgun sequence DNA harbors:
- the LOC104438776 gene encoding polyadenylate-binding protein 7, with amino-acid sequence MAVPATVASSAAAAAAAPASLYVGDLHPDVSDGLLFEAFTEFKSLSSVRVCRDSSSGRSLCYGYVNFVSPADATRAIETKNHTLLHGKVIRVAWSCRDPDARKNGKANVFVKNLADSVDNVGLKDVFKKFGEILSCKVAMSDDGKSRGHGFVQFDGEDSANAAIENLNGSDMGGKKIYVAKFVRKSDRGLLTADAKYTNLYVKNLDPEVTEEVLLEKFSEFGKVTSWVIAKNDDGTSRGFGFVNFENPDDAKKATETLNETQLGSKVLYVARAQKRSERSEILRRQFEERRKERILKYKDSNVYIKNIDDNVTDEHLREHFSQCGTIISAKVMRDDKGLSKGFGFVCFSTPEEANKAVNSFYGYMFHGKPLYVAIAQRKEERQAHLQIQYTHQIPGLAGASTAVIPGGYPLYYTAPSSLISQGTSRPSLMYQPIGLRPGWRSPGFPHPARPGFQPSSFPVIPSTPRENRNNRGRINGGIAQSAPHIPPLQQSTQYVASGKDSNNNQRGRNARYVPNGHSREANNGAGVTSSVPGSAGSGQQGTEMLSSMLAAASPEQQKQILGERLYPLVQKHKPDLVAKITGMLLEMDNSELLLLLESPESLTDKVDEAVEVLKHSKTKSSSQDSLHPSFLSAQVAVS; translated from the exons ATGGCGGTCCCAGCGACGgtcgcctcctccgccgccgccgccgcggccgcgcCGGCGTCGCTCTACGTCGGCGACCTCCACCCGGACGTCTCCGACGGCCTCCTCTTCGAGGCGTTCACCGAGTTCAAGAGCCTCTCCTCCGTCCGCGTCTGCAGGGACTCGTCCTCCGGCCGGTCCCTCTGCTACGGTTACGTCAACTTCGTCTCTCCCGCCGATG CAACACGTGCTATTGAGACTAAGAACCACACTTTGCTGCATGGGAAAGTGATCAGGGTTGCCTGGTCATGTCGTGATCCTGATgcaaggaaaaatggaaaagcaaaTGTATTTGTAAAG AACTTAGCTGATTCGGTTGATAACGTTGGACTGAAAGATGTGTTTAAGAAATTTGGCGAGATCTTGTCTTGCAAAGTAGCCATGTCTGATGATGGGAAGAGTAGAGGGCATGGCTTTGTACAATTTGATGGTGAGGATTCTGCTAATGCCGCTATAGAAAATCTAAATGGCTCGGACATGGGAGGCAAGAAGAT CTATGTGGCGAAATTTGTGAGGAAGAGTGATCGTGGTTTGCTGACTGCTGATGCTAAATATACGAATCTGTATGTGAAGAATCTTGATCCAGAGGTCACAGAAGAGGTTTTGCTGGAGAAATTTTCTGAGTTTGGAAAGGTGACTAGTTGGGTCATTGCAAAGAATGATGATGGAACCTCAAGAGGTTTTGGCTTTGTGAATTTTGAAAACCCTGATGATGCCAAAAAAGCTACAGAGACTCTGAATGAAACACAGCTTG GCTCGAAAGTTCTGTACGTAGCCAGGGCACAGAAAAGGTCTGAACGCAGTGAAATACTACGTCGGCAGTTTGAGGAGAGACGAAAAGAGCGAATTCTCAAGTACAAG GACTCGAATGTCTATATCAAGAATATTGATGATAATGTCACTGATGAGCATCTTCGAGAACACTTCAGTCAGTGTGGCACGATTATCTCTGCAAAAGTGATGCGAGATGACAAAGGATTAAGCAAGGGTTTTGGGTTTGTTTGCTTCTCCACTCCAGAGGAGGCCAATAAAGCTGTAAATAGTTTCTATG GTTACATGTTTCATGGAAAGCCATTATATGTGGCTATTGCtcaaaggaaagaggaaaggcAAGCACATCTGCAGATTCAATATACGCATCAAATACCTGGACTAGCAGGAGCTTCAACTGCTGTTATTCCTGGTGGATATCCTCTTTACTACACAGCTCCTTCTAGTCTTATTTCTCAAGGAACTTCACGCCCGAGTTTGATGTATCAACCAATAGGACTGAGGCCAGGCTGGAGGAGTCCTGGCTTTCCTCACCCAGCTAGACCAGGCTTTcaaccttcttcttttccagtt ATTCCTAGCACTCCAAGAGAGAACAGAAACAACAGAGGAAGGATAAATGGTGGCATTGCTCAGTCAGCGCCACACATCCCACCCTTGCAGCAGTCGACTCAATATGTAGCCTCTGGAAAAGATTCAAACAATAATCAG CGTGGAAGGAATGCTAGATATGTGCCAAATGGTCATTCTCGCGAGGCAAACAATGGAGCAGGGGTCACCTCTTCTGTTCCTGGTTCTGCTGGATCTGGTCAACAAGGAACTGAAATGCTAAGTAGCATGCTTGCTGCTGCATCCCCGGAGCAGCAGAAACAGATACTCGGGGAGCGTCTGTACCCACTAGTCCAGAAACACAAG CCCGATCTTGTTGCGAAAATTACTGGGATGCTTTTGGAGATGGACAACTCGgagctgcttctgcttctggaGTCTCCCGAGTCACTCACTGACAAAGTGGACGAAGCTGTAGAGGTTCTCAAGCACTCAAAAACCAAATCCTCCAGCCAGGACTCCTTACATCCCAGCTTTTTGTCCGCCCAAGTTGCAGTCAGTTGA